In [Phormidium] sp. ETS-05, the genomic window AGGGACCGCCGTCCGTTGGCGCGCACGGACATAGCTTGGCGGGCTTCTTCGTCTCCGTCGATGGTGTATTCTGTAAACTCAATTCCTTTTTGTGTCAGCAAGCCCTTAGCGCGAATGCAGTAGGGGCAGCGACTCCAAGTGTAGATTTCCACTTTAGACATAAGGTCTCG contains:
- the grxC gene encoding glutaredoxin 3, with protein sequence MSKVEIYTWSRCPYCIRAKGLLTQKGIEFTEYTIDGDEEARQAMSVRANGRRSLPQIFINDLHIGGCDDLHDLEAKGELDKLLQQPVS